AAGGCCCTACGTGATTGTTTTCGTCTAAAGGATTACCAATTCTAAGTTGCCCATAGGCATCAACAATAGCAGCCTTAACTTTATCATAGATGCTATCGTGAATGATTATTCTTCGTGTGGAAGTACAACGTTGCCCAGCAGTACCTACAGCACCAAATACACCTCCAATAACAGTCATTTTTATATCTGCATCTGGGGTAACTATTATAGCGTTATTACCGCCAAGTTCCAGTAAAGATTTTCCTAATCTAGCAGCTACGGTCTGTGCTACATTTTTTCCCATTCGGGTAGACCCTGTAGCAGATATCAAAGGAATACGGTTATCCTTGGTCATCATTTCACCAATTTTGTAATCGCCATTTATCAAACAAGAAATACCCTCGGGCAAATTGTTCGCTTTAAATACTTCGGCGGCAATATTCTGACAAGCAATGCCGCAAAGAGGTGTTTTTTCTGAAGGTTTCCACACGCAAACATCACCACAAATCCAAGCCAAAGCCGTATTCCATGCCCAAACTGCTACGGGAAAGTTAAAAGCAGATATGATACCAACAACTCCTAGAGCGTGGTATTGTTCGTACATACGGTGACCCGGTCTTTCCGAGTGCATGGTAAGGCCATGCAATTGTCTGGAAAGGCCAACTGCAAAATCGCAGATATCTATCATTTCTTGGACTTCTCCTAAGCCTTCTTGGTAGCTTTTGCCCATTTCGTAGGAAACCAGTTTGCCTAAGGCTTCTTTCTTTTCTCGTAGTTTTTCTCCAAATTGACGAACGACCTCTCCACGTTGTGGGGCAGGTTTAGTCCTCCAAATTTTAAAAGCTTCAGTTGCGGACTGCATCACTTTTTCATAATCCGCTTCTGTACTAGATTTTACTTTAGCAATTAATGCGCCATCTACAGGGGAATGTGATGAAATAACTTCACCAGAACCAAAATTTAAAGAACCCGTTGAGGTTCCGTTGTTTATATCTTGAATACCTAAATCCTTAAGGGCAGTGTCTATACCAAATTGCGATGCTATTTTTGACATTTTATAACTTTTTTATAATGTATTGTTATATTTTTTGTAAATATACTTTTTATAGGTCAGAAAAGTAAATATTACTTGCCCATTATTAGGAATGATGTTGTGGCTAATTTTTGACTGAATGTCTAGTTCAATAGAATAAGAACTATTGCAGTCAATGCGGGTAAGGCTTGAATGTAGAAGATTTTTTTTTCCACAGACAAGGCACCGTATAAACCGGCAATTGACACACAGGTGAGGAAGAATAGCGAAACATTGGTTTGCCAAATCGTGTCCGTTATAAAGAGAGACCAAATAAGGCCTGCCGCCAAGAAGCCATTGTATAAACCTTGGTTGGCAGCCATTGGTTTAGTAGCTTTAAAGAGGTCAGAAGGGAATTTCCTGAATATTTTTGGCCCTTTTGTAGTCCATGCAAACATCTCAAAATAAAGAAAGTAAAGGTGTAAAAAAGCGATAAAACCAATTAGTATTTTTTGTATCATATCATTTTAATTTGGTGTTTGCCATTTTTGCTATAAATGGATTATTATATTTTGTTATCGAAAGTTACGGTAAAATGGGTTCCGTTGCCGTCCGAATCATAGGTTAATTCAGCCGAAATTTGTCGGCATAAAGCCTTTACAATATCAAAACCTATTCCTTCCGCATTTTCAATTACAAAATTTTCCGGGAGTCCTTTCCCATTGTCCTTTATTGAAAATGCAGCCATTCCATCGTCAAGAACATCAACATCAATAATAAGTTCGTTGTACTTGGTGGTATCCGGATAAGCATGTTTTACGGCATTCGTTACCAGTTCCGAAATGATAAGGGCTAGGGGAACAGCGCGGTCAAGATCTATAGATATTTCCGGGCAGTTTATGGTGTAGCTAAAAGTTGGAGATATTTTATTTTGATACTCCATTAAATCTTTTAAATACTCGTGCAAATTCACTGCTTTTGAATCTTTATCTTGATAAATTTTTTGATGCGTGAGTGCTATTGCAGATATTCTGGCTTGACTATCTTGAAGCGCTGTAATCGCTTCTTTGCTGACCAATTTGCGCTTTTGCATATTGATTAGGCTAGAGGTAATTTGAAGGTTGTTCTTAACTCTGTGGTGAATTTCACGAAGTAAATTCTCTTTCTGTTTATTAGACTCTTCAAGCTCAGCGGTTCGTAATAATACACGAGCTTCAAGACGATCGTTATGATTATCTCTTCTACGTGCAATTAATACTAATAAAAAAGTTGTAGCCAAGCCTAAAATTAACACTACATAGGATTCAAAAATATGCGGAAAAGACAAGTATTCCGGTTTTGGTAAAAAATGAACCTGCCACTCCCGATCTACTGCTTTAATGGTTCTTTTTATAACAGTTTTGCTGAATATTTTATCCGTCACTTTACTTTCATCAACATTTGAAAACAAAATGGCATCATCAACTTCATCGTGTATACAAATATCCAAGACCTTGACTTCAGAATTGAGGGTTTCAGAAATAAGCTTGTCCATGCGATAGACGCCTAGAACAATTCCTTTATGCTCACCTGTCTTTGGATTGTTAACAGACTTTAAGGCAAGAATACCTTTGGTATTGGTATTGTCTGATATTAATGTTATGAGGCTAGAAATTGCCGGTTTATTGGTTTTGATTGATCGGAGAATCACATCACGTTTCGTACTATCTGAGTATATGTTGTATCCTAATACTTTTTTAAAAGGAGTGGCTGGATTTAAAACCCGAACGGGATAATATAAATCTCTAGTTTTAGAAGGGACAAGATTATTTTTTGAGTCCACTTCTTTAATCAACGTAAATTTTTGAAATAAATCTTTTTCTGTGCCTAGGATTTTTGGGGCCCAAGCCAGGGCCTTTATGCCATTAAGTTCATTTAAAAACGGATTGGTAAAACGTTCAAAAAGGTGTTGAGGTATGAAGCTTTTGTTCTCATAAAAGAAGGCCATAGACTCAACAACCAGGCTAATCTTGTTGAGTTCGTCTTCTAATTTAATGACAGATTTATTAACTGCATTGTCTATTGCAGCCATATTTCTTAGCAGGTATCTATTGTTTATAGAAAAGAAAATAAATAAAGATATACTACTTCCTACGAGAAGTACGGCCAAGTATTTTAGAATTTGCTGTTTGGTCATAAGAGGCTAATGTGGGGACTTCTATAATAACCGGCTAGGTTGGTGCTATTTCCAAAGAACGGTAGTTTTTACTTTAAAAATTACTACTATTTATTTACTACTAACAAATCTTTGGTCTACTGGCATTACCGTGCCGCAATTATTGCATGTGCGTAGTTCTTCAGAACCGTAAAAATGCTTGAAATGCTTTAAAAAGTCTACTTCAATGTCGTTTAGGGTAAAATAGGCTTCATAGAGCTTGTTGTTGCAATTATCACAAAACCAAAGCAAACCATCGTCAACATTCATGTCGGCCCGTTTTCGTTCAATAACGAGGCCTATGCTGCCTTCGTGACGGACTGGTGAGTGTGGGATTTTTGCGGGATGCAAGTACATGTCTCCCGGGCCAAGTTGCATTGTTTTTTTTTGCCCATCTTCTTGAATATGAACTTCAATAGTTCCTTCTAGTTGATAGAAAAGTTCTTCGGTTTCGTTATAGTGATAGTCTTTTCTTGCGTTAGGCCCAGCAACTACCATCACAATATAATCTCCAGCATCTTTATAGAGGTTCTTGTTGCCTACAGGGGGTTTAAGTGTGTGTTTATTTTCTTCTATCCAGCGGTTGAGATTAAAAGGGGCTTGTATTGGCATTTTATTGACATTTACGATCAAAACCTCTTACTCATGCTTTGCGCATGTGTAAAAGGTGACCATTTCATCTCAAATCTATGAAAAAGTAAGTTGTATTACTAGCGTGCAGCTATAGATAATGTACTTTAACGTTTTTAAGGCTAGCGAAAAAATATTTGTGTAAAATAGAGTTTTCCGTCGTTATCTTTTTTTACACTTACCGCAGTATGGGTAAACTCACCCTCCATCGTTTTCTTATGGTTACTACTATTTAACCACCCTGTAAGGGCTTCAGAAGCTGTAGTGTAATCTTTTGCTACATTTTCAGCAACAAATTCAGCAGCTTCTACTGAGGATATTTCAGAGGCACGAGCACTAAAATTATCATGGTTAAGCGCGCCTTTGGCAATCATATAATCTGTGTGCTTGTTGGCATGTACATACGCTATTGAACTAAATTCTAGTGAGTTTCTACCTATGGAAAGCCGGTGTCCGTTAACGGCCTCAAGAAGTTCTTTCTCTACAATTTCTGCGTTTTCTTTCTCGGTTATATCTGCAGTTGTCACAGACTCTTTGCTACAAGAGGCCAAAGTACATACAAATAAAACGAGGGCGACATAGGTCATTCTCATTTTCATACAAAGTTCTATTTGTAAGTAGGCGCGTTCTAAAAAAGTAGGAGAGAAAAGTGGGGTGTTCTCGTGTTCTATGAAACGATAAGGGGAATCGTTCTGGGGCGAATATCTAAAATATATTGCTTACTCCGGTTCATAAATTTCAATTTTCGATGAAATACACCTTTCTGTTAAAGTAATGTAAGTCAAACCGTACGTGGGTTTTGGGTTTCTATTTTACTTCTTATATCAAACAATAATCAATCTATTTCGTTCATACTGTAAACAGGGCTTTTTTGTGTGTTGGAATTCAATGAAAACCGTTACGTGTTCTGTCTATTAACTCTTATTTTTGTTTAAAATAATCGCTTTATGAAGGTCCATTTACTTTTTCGTTTTCTGCTCCTTTTTGTTTTTATATCGGCATGTACTTCAAAAAAGGAAGATGCCGCTAACCAGGCAGATAACCTAAATCGCTTTCAAGAATATGTTGGGCAAGTTTCTCACGGAATCATTTCTGCACAGAGTAGTGTAAGAGTGGTTCTTAATACTCCTATTGAATTTTGGAATGCAGGAGACGAATTGGATCAAGATCTTTTTGAAATATCGCCAAAAATAGAAGCTAAGGTAGTAGCTCTAGATAGCCGTACAATTGCCTTTGTTCCCCTAAATGGTTTTGAGCAAGACACTGAATATAAGTTTCAACTGAATTTAGATGATATTATTACCGATTTACCTGATGATCTAGGGGATTTAAACTTTACCGTAAAAACCTTAGAACAGCAATTCAATATTTATACTGATGCATTACAGTCCTATTCAAAAGAATATCAATACATAACCGGCCGGCTGCACATGGCAGATGTTTTTCCTCTGGATAAGGCAAAACAGTTGGTTTCTGGAACTCATAATGGAAAGTCGGTTTCTGTTAAGTTTGATGCGGGAACAGAAAAAGGAACTGAGTTTTCTTTTAAAATAGATAGTCTTCAAAGGTTAGACGAAGATTCTAAATTAAAAGTCTCATGGAGCGGAGAGCGGTTTAGTGTTGATAGTAAGGGCGAAGAATCAATTACAATACCAGGAAAAAATAATTTCACGGTTTTAGATGCTTCGGTAGATATAGGCAAGAATGCAATAGTTTCCATCAATTTTTCCGATCCAATTAAAAAAAGCCAAAACTTTAATGGCTTGGTTGTATTAGAACAGGACGATGCGGTTAAATATGCCGTAGATGGTAATACATTAAAGGTGTACCCTTCCAAGGATATAGAAGGGACGGTAACACTAGAAGTTTATGAGGGCATACAAAGCGCTGATGGTAATAAGTTAAAAAACAAGTTTACGGAGCGGATAGCTTTTGAAAGGTTAAAGCCAGAAGTAAGACTGCTTTCTAACGGAACTATTTTACCATCCTCTAATAATCTTAAGGTCAATTTTGAGGCGGTAAGTTTGGCATCCATAAAAGTTTCTGTTTTTAAGATTTATGAGAACAATGTGCTCCAGTTTCTTCAAAACAGCAATCTTAATGGGCAAGGTGATTTACGTGCTGTAGCAAGACCTATTGCTCGCAAGAAAATTACTTTGGAAAACCTGTCTAGTACTAATGGAAAGTGGGTTGCTCATGCGCTTGATCTTAAAACTCTCATTACACCGCAAGAAGGTGCTATGTACAGGGTGGAATTAGATTTTGGACCGGAGGATAGCGCATATGGTTGCGAGGGTTCAGGGTTTGAGGTCTCGGTTGAAGATGAGGATAATTTTGATGAGGAAAAGGAAAATA
This genomic interval from Zobellia roscoffensis contains the following:
- a CDS encoding histidine kinase dimerization/phosphoacceptor domain -containing protein; this encodes MTKQQILKYLAVLLVGSSISLFIFFSINNRYLLRNMAAIDNAVNKSVIKLEDELNKISLVVESMAFFYENKSFIPQHLFERFTNPFLNELNGIKALAWAPKILGTEKDLFQKFTLIKEVDSKNNLVPSKTRDLYYPVRVLNPATPFKKVLGYNIYSDSTKRDVILRSIKTNKPAISSLITLISDNTNTKGILALKSVNNPKTGEHKGIVLGVYRMDKLISETLNSEVKVLDICIHDEVDDAILFSNVDESKVTDKIFSKTVIKRTIKAVDREWQVHFLPKPEYLSFPHIFESYVVLILGLATTFLLVLIARRRDNHNDRLEARVLLRTAELEESNKQKENLLREIHHRVKNNLQITSSLINMQKRKLVSKEAITALQDSQARISAIALTHQKIYQDKDSKAVNLHEYLKDLMEYQNKISPTFSYTINCPEISIDLDRAVPLALIISELVTNAVKHAYPDTTKYNELIIDVDVLDDGMAAFSIKDNGKGLPENFVIENAEGIGFDIVKALCRQISAELTYDSDGNGTHFTVTFDNKI
- the amaB gene encoding L-piperidine-6-carboxylate dehydrogenase → MSKIASQFGIDTALKDLGIQDINNGTSTGSLNFGSGEVISSHSPVDGALIAKVKSSTEADYEKVMQSATEAFKIWRTKPAPQRGEVVRQFGEKLREKKEALGKLVSYEMGKSYQEGLGEVQEMIDICDFAVGLSRQLHGLTMHSERPGHRMYEQYHALGVVGIISAFNFPVAVWAWNTALAWICGDVCVWKPSEKTPLCGIACQNIAAEVFKANNLPEGISCLINGDYKIGEMMTKDNRIPLISATGSTRMGKNVAQTVAARLGKSLLELGGNNAIIVTPDADIKMTVIGGVFGAVGTAGQRCTSTRRIIIHDSIYDKVKAAIVDAYGQLRIGNPLDENNHVGPLIDIDAVASYNTALTKVVEEGGNIIVEGGVLEGEGYESGCYVKPAIAEAKANFKIVQHETFAPVLYLLKYSGSIENAIDAQNGVAQGLSSAIMTNNLREAEHFLSVAGSDCGIANVNIGTSGAEIGGAFGGEKETGGGRESGSDAWKVYMRRQTNTINYTTELPLAQGIKFDL
- a CDS encoding DUF1304 domain-containing protein; translation: MIQKILIGFIAFLHLYFLYFEMFAWTTKGPKIFRKFPSDLFKATKPMAANQGLYNGFLAAGLIWSLFITDTIWQTNVSLFFLTCVSIAGLYGALSVEKKIFYIQALPALTAIVLILLN
- a CDS encoding 3-hydroxyanthranilate 3,4-dioxygenase; this encodes MPIQAPFNLNRWIEENKHTLKPPVGNKNLYKDAGDYIVMVVAGPNARKDYHYNETEELFYQLEGTIEVHIQEDGQKKTMQLGPGDMYLHPAKIPHSPVRHEGSIGLVIERKRADMNVDDGLLWFCDNCNNKLYEAYFTLNDIEVDFLKHFKHFYGSEELRTCNNCGTVMPVDQRFVSSK
- a CDS encoding CAP domain-containing protein, translating into MKMRMTYVALVLFVCTLASCSKESVTTADITEKENAEIVEKELLEAVNGHRLSIGRNSLEFSSIAYVHANKHTDYMIAKGALNHDNFSARASEISSVEAAEFVAENVAKDYTTASEALTGWLNSSNHKKTMEGEFTHTAVSVKKDNDGKLYFTQIFFR